TCCCCCCAAATTAATCCTTCCTTTTTGTTGTACCTTTGTCTGTTCGAAGCTGCTGGTCATAATATGATTCTATTTCATTTTCTCTGTCATGTTTGATTGGTCACCTTTTAGGTTTTAAAGTACGGCATAAAGCTATAGGGACAGACAATGGAAGAGACAAATAAAACTAAGCATTAGTTTAAGGAGCAGTTGGGATACGAATATATGGGATAAGTGTCTTAACCAGCAGAGATTTGGACATGAAACCTCTACTTAATTGTGCCCCATATTCTTTTGGGGATTAATTAGTCCCATAATCCTATCCAACCATCCCAATTGGGTCTAATTAATATGACcacactacaaaaaaaaagtaagcaATGGTCACCATCTGTTCTTTTCTAGTCAATACACACAAACCACATGAGAATAAAACAATCACATATCCAAAGTAAAATAAACACACACAGAGAACATAAGAATTTATAGAGGTTCGGCGTTGTGCTTACGTCCTCTTTGTGATCCACTTGAGAAATTCACTGCTAGTATGTTAGAACAACTTTAATTTGGTTATAATGAAGAACCCCCTTAACTCTCACAAACCcgctctcttttctctcactCTTGCAAAAACCCAATTCGATGCTCTTGTCTTCTCTTTCTCATGAAAATCAGCACTAATATGCCTATTCATAGCGTGTAGGATTTTTAGTACAATAATACAAGAAATAAGAAACTAAAACTCCCCAAAACTCAAGGAAAAACCATCCGAAAACGAGTATGATTTGAGACGTCGTGACTTACGCTTGAGCGTGCCTCGAGTCTACTCGAGTGCCTGGATTTTTACATTTTGCAGCTTGAGCTTCACTTGCTTTCGCTCGAGCGGCAAAACCTAGTCATTGGGTCTGCAGCCTTTGAACTGATCGCCTCCTTCGTTTCTTCTGCAAGTAGGCCGAGTTTAAAAGTGTTTGTGAGTTATAAAAACTTCAATCACTTCTAACATAATTGCTTACAAGCAAGGTCTAAAAAATCGATGGTTTtggaaatatcggtagtccaaaaacacgaaaattttgatggaaatatcgggatattattgATATCGATAAAACTGGAATAAAAACtacataaattataaaaaaaacttggaaatttttcttgaaacttataaggatgtttatttagtcaattatctatatcacaaaaaattggaagaaaatggATTACATGATGGGTCtaactgatttaagttgattaatgaaagaaaattaaacacagcataataatttatttataatgatttactacaatattgtacactttatacattgcatgataagatacatgagtgacttagtaccacatagagttcttATAAGGTTCAAAgttgagttatttacactaacacctcCTGAggtttttggctttttccacaaaactccTTGAGGTTTTAGAAATTACAATAACAGCCCCtgaggttttaaattgttttcacaaaactcattttcattgatttttcatccaaagatggatgattttatacacccaaaaaaaaaaaaaaaatctccaaatgacaaagttggcctttgagattagattgcatatacttTATTGAggttaaattttttcatttgcaatgaaatcatcaattttggACAAACAATCAACGAAAAGGGATTTTGTAAAAACACAAGAAACTTCAGGGAGTGTTAGTGTCAATaactcttcaaaattttctttgtcttcATCATCTTGATATTATAGCGATATTTTAACCAAATATTTCTGAAATGtgagaaaaattataaaagtcaatatttttcgatattatcaatatttatataatatatatattctaaaatATCCTTAACTCgaaaagataataatattCTCAATATTTCATTAATATTATCAACATTCTAAAGTATACTTACGAGTACAAGTCCGCATATATAGggctttaattaattaaagaatatGGAAAGACGTACACTgagaaggagaaaagaaatttGTAATTGTAGTTTGTACGTGGGAGGTCGTTATCGAGTTTAATAAGTATAATAGATAAAGGTCCTCCAAGGTATCCCATGGTTGGTGGCATGGCCTTGAATCCCGCTACATGTTGCCcctcagttttcttttttctgcgTCATCCTTTCTTATCTTTTGGCTTTTGCCCATTTTAATCACATGGCACACTACCAATCCTCCACACGTGTGTGTCTCATTGGATATGCATGTATGATGGAGGCCATTCCAACAAGGCAACTTGCTTATggtccttctttctttgtatttGTCTAGTAAAAGAGTTATTCCTGTTTGACATTAACATGACTTATTTGTTATTCATGTTAATTTGGGTCTTAATTTCAAATTAGGATTAGCCTGGCGAacttgctaattttttttaatcaagtTGAAGTTgtgatcaaataaaaaaatatttgagtGTGACGGTAACATCGTCAAGTAAAAGTGGATCCGATTCTGCTAAAGCGTTAAAAACTAGGACCTAACATCGTATATCAATCGTAAGACAGCATATGCAAACAAAAGGATGGACGTACATTTTTCATGGCCATGACTAAAAATTTGGAAACTTTCAAAGCAATGATCGGCTTAGAATACGAcaataaccaaaaacaaagccACAATATTGGTGTCATGCATCAAAGGGAAATAgtcaaaattaaacaaactatCGTGCACTTATATACCCACTATACACAGTCCTCTTGTCAACCTATTTTCAttaccatttctttttttctttttttttttcctttccctcGGATGACGAGACAAATATGCAAAGCTTACGCGCGTTTCTCTCTATATGATTCCATTTCCTTTTGACTTCTTGAAAAGTAGGGCAACCTTTttgccctctctctctctctctctctgggtAGTGAGTTGTGATCATGTACATGCAGCCTTGAGTTTTGAGTGTGATGAGATGAGATGATTATAAATTGGTTGAGCCATGGGCTCGGCACCTTCCTGAAACAAACCGACAAGCCACGTGATCTGAAAGATAAtaaattgatgatgatgatgatgatatatatgtatatggtCCATCACCAACTTGAATATCTTCGACCTTAGAAGATACAAAAGTTAGAATTATAATTGCATTTGGAATTATAAagagataataataatatgagtgCTAGTAGAACTCCACTCAACAAGCTCACACACTTTGCCAATATATACAGATATTCTTCTAGACAGGaacagtgaaaaaaaaaatttaatagtAGACATGGTGATTAACCTAAGATAATGGTACTTGACAATGCCAACCCATCTAAAAAAACATGTTAACTAATAATTAACCTTTATTTGTCTAACATATATATTACTGTGCTTGTAATTATATTCCTCTGACTTTGATGGACTAGATAACATTCTTATATGATATTGGGTTGTTCCGTTATATAGAACCGTTCGACACGTGGCACAGCGCGTCGGAGGACGACAGAGATGATGATTGCCGAGCAAAGCTCCAGAGGTTGATCTCGCCGTTGTTGTAGTCTTGGGTGGCATGGTAGGATTTGttggatgaagatgaagatattGATCGTAGAGTTGTTGGTAATTGGAGCTCATGATGATCATCATTGCAATCATAAGGGTCACTGAAGCAAGCCAATTGCCTAGAGGTCTCGGCTTGGCCATTCAGTTGTGAGGCCACAAAGCGATCGAGGGCTGCCCAGTTGGTGAGCCCTGAGTCCATTTGGTGCTGAAAATCCTCATCAATATTATTCTCTGCGCCCATCATCTCCTCATGAATATTGGGTTGGTAGCAGTCTTGGCTGCTGGTGGAGTTTGGGCTGTCTAGGCTCGGAAGCTTCAAGAACCTCTCATGGTAGCCATTGTGATTGTTGATGCCTGTGTTGATGGATTGGAGTTTGAATCTTGTGCTCATGTTGTTGCCTtcattctcttcttccttgcAGGTCCTTCCAATGTATTGAAGCATTTGCTCCAAAGCTCCCTCAGGGCATGAATCAAACAGGGATTGGGCACTTCTTGTTTCTGTTGTCATGGATGAAGTGGTGGTGCTCATAATTGTGCTGCCCGAACTAATTTTATGGTGAGTCAATGTTGGCTTGCTATCTTTGTCAAAAAAATGGGTGGATTGTTTGGTAGCCATCCATGGTTGGTAGCCAACATATGAATAGTTTGAGTTTGCATTCACACTCTTGCAtctttggctataaattggaagaagatggtttcatttgaagcatcAAACCAAGGATAACCagtgttgagtagaagagaaaaatagcaaaaaaggcattttgccaaagagagaaacaaacaaattctctagttgttgttctttgctttgtatcattgttttctcttcctttgtgagtgtgtgaggttgtgtgtatttgggtctttgggaaattgagtggtaaacactattgtatatctccattgattatagtggaatactccatcgtctccaaactggatgtaggcaattgccgaacaagtataaatcttggtgttgttcttgttgattattttgttcaatttttctcctgcctgttgttatttattttttcactcgcagttggttgacgcttccgcacaacaagtggtatcagagctccagTTTTTCGACTGGGGTTTCGTGGGAGAGAAAAATCTGTCGGTGCTACAGtgacgggtgaatagtgcacgtgaatagtgtcggtGCTACAGTGCCCCCGTGAATAGTGCTGTGCTACAGTAGCAGTGAATAGTGCCGGGCAGATTTGATGGCtggagaaaaagttgaaattttgaaggagaaggagtCGACATCGTCTTCGTCGGCACCTACATCCAATAGACATCCAATTGCCACTACAAGGTTAGAGGTTGATAAATTCAATGGCTCTaataattttggtatgtggcaatgtgaagttatggatgtgttgtatcaacaagagttggatatggttctggaggataaaccagaagatattgatgacaagcagtggactcgaattaatctccatgcttgtgccactattcgatcgttccttgataaggagttgaaatacccgtatatgaaggaaacttctgctaagaagttatggatgaaattggagGAGAAGTATATGACCAAGAGCGAAGAAAATCggctcttcttgaagaaacgactcttccgatttcaatatcgttcaggtatttctatgcatgaacacctcaatgattataataaaatacttgctgatttagcaaaccttgatgtgataattcccgacgaggataaggcactatgtttgttaaattcattgcctgatgattatgatcattTGACAACTACTTTGTTGTATGGAAAATCCGAGGAGAAACTGGATGAGGTGTCTGCGGCATTGGTGAATCATGAGTGTCGTAAAAAGGAacagaagactcaaaattcacaaaccgaGGCACTCGTTGCAAGGGGTCGaacaaaggaaagaaaatctgggaagcggggaaaatctcgTTCAAAGTCACGAGGGAAGTTTCCTGCTAAAGATGAATGTGCCTTTTGTCGCCAAAAGGGTCATTGGAAGAAAGACTgccccaaattgaagaacaaggagaaggagaaagtggGTTCTAAAGCAAATGTTGCAAaatctggagatgaagatttcgagtttgctttggctagttcatctgctgatggtcactcaactgagtggattttggattcaggtTGCACCTATCATATGTGTCCTATTCGGGAATGGTTTTCTAGCTTCGAGGAGCTGGATGGTGGAGTTGTTTTGATGGGCAACAATAATGCCTGCAAAACACAAGGGATAGGCAAAATCTGTTTGAAGATGCATGATGGAACAGTCAGAGAATTGAGTGATGTTCGGTATGTTccggatatgaagaagaatctcatctcattgggcgctttggaatccaaggGTCTCAAGATCACCATGGAGGGTGGAGTTCTTAAAGCTGTGCATGGGGCACTGGTGGTGATGAAAGGTACAAGACGAAataacttgtatttcttgCAGGGTAGTACAGTTATTGGTGGAGCAGCTGTCATCGAAGCTGCTGACGCAGATAGCACAGACACCACAAGGTTATGGCATATGCGTCTTGGGCATGCTGGTGAAAAAGCGTTGCAAGGATTGGTGAAGCAAGGCTTATTGAAAGGTGCAAAGGCATGCAAATTGGAATTCTGTGAACATTGTGTGCTTGGTAAGCAAACTAGAGTGAAATTTGGTACTGCTATTCACCACACTAAGGGCATTCTAGATTATGTTCacactgatgtttggggaccttccAAGAATGCATCTTGGGGAGGTAGCCATTATTTTGTCTCCTTTGTTGATGACTTCTCTAGAAGAATATGGGTGTACACCATGAAGCGTAAAGATGAAGTCTTGAAGATATTCCTGaagtggaaaaagatgattgaaAAGCAAAGCGGTCGAAAGATCAAGACTCTCagatcagacaatggtggtgaatataagtctgatcctttcttgaaagtttgTCAAGATGAGGGTATTGTGAGGCACTTCACGGTTAGGGAGACACCGCAACAGAATGGGGTGGCGGAGCGCATGAAACGTACTTTGCTTGAGAAAGTTCGGTGTATGTTGTCT
The Prunus dulcis chromosome 2, ALMONDv2, whole genome shotgun sequence DNA segment above includes these coding regions:
- the LOC117618320 gene encoding NAC domain-containing protein 43-like — protein: MAPENMSISVNGQSQVPPGFRFHPTEEELLQYYLKKKVSNQSIDLDVIRDVDLNKLEPWDIQEKCKIGTTPQNDWYFFSHKDKKYPTGTRTNRATAAGFWKATGRDKVISSNCRRIGMRKTLVFYKGRAPHGQKSDWIMHEYRLDDNNTSNCICCAEAQRCKSVNANSNYSYVGYQPWMATKQSTHFFDKDSKPTLTHHKISSGSTIMSTTTSSMTTETRSAQSLFDSCPEGALEQMLQYIGRTCKEEENEGNNMSTRFKLQSINTGINNHNGYHERFLKLPSLDSPNSTSSQDCYQPNIHEEMMGAENNIDEDFQHQMDSGLTNWAALDRFVASQLNGQAETSRQLACFSDPYDCNDDHHELQLPTTLRSISSSSSNKSYHATQDYNNGEINLWSFARQSSSLSSSDALCHVSNGSI